A single window of Thalassomonas viridans DNA harbors:
- a CDS encoding VWA domain-containing protein, whose amino-acid sequence MAGKRKFSTFSLSFLDIMSCGFGAVVLVFLIIKHDVNTQVEEQNLELQAEVNLLDEEVTEGQAQLVKIKNTLSLLDQELVEASGLARRINDEIDAIANKIALLDQESDDQQIIKMKEQLRTLMLEKKKLEDEQAQGNDARRFIGQGERQYLTGLKLGGARTLILLDASASMLDSQIVNIIRRKNMSDDSKKQSKKWQRAIRAVEWLVAKFPLSSQFQLYVFNTQTRALLADTAHEWLAIADEETLNSSINALHELVPTGGTSLENAFRAISFLDPLPDNIVLITDGLPTQGLKAPKGHTISGQEREELFNQAVETLPEGIPVNVLLWPMEGDPMAASAFWKLAQHSLGSFMSPSKDWP is encoded by the coding sequence ATGGCCGGCAAAAGAAAGTTTTCCACCTTCAGCCTGTCCTTCCTCGACATCATGTCTTGCGGCTTCGGCGCCGTGGTGCTGGTGTTTTTGATCATCAAGCACGATGTCAACACCCAGGTGGAAGAGCAAAACCTCGAACTGCAGGCGGAAGTCAACCTTTTGGATGAAGAAGTCACCGAGGGACAGGCCCAGCTGGTGAAGATTAAAAATACCCTGTCCCTACTGGATCAGGAGCTGGTGGAAGCCAGCGGCCTTGCCCGGCGCATCAACGACGAAATCGATGCCATCGCCAATAAAATCGCCTTGCTGGACCAAGAAAGTGACGACCAGCAAATCATCAAGATGAAAGAGCAGCTCAGAACCCTGATGCTGGAAAAGAAAAAACTCGAAGACGAACAGGCCCAGGGCAATGACGCCAGGCGCTTTATCGGCCAGGGAGAGCGGCAATATCTTACCGGCTTGAAACTTGGAGGCGCCAGGACCCTGATCTTGCTCGATGCTTCCGCCAGCATGCTCGACAGTCAGATAGTCAACATCATCCGGCGCAAAAACATGTCTGACGACAGCAAAAAACAATCGAAAAAGTGGCAAAGGGCGATACGGGCGGTTGAATGGCTGGTGGCAAAATTTCCCCTGAGCAGCCAATTCCAGCTTTATGTTTTTAATACCCAGACCCGCGCCTTGTTGGCAGACACGGCACATGAATGGCTGGCTATCGCCGATGAAGAAACGTTAAACAGCAGCATCAACGCCCTGCATGAACTGGTGCCGACCGGAGGCACCAGCCTTGAAAACGCCTTTCGCGCCATCAGCTTCCTCGATCCCCTGCCCGACAATATCGTATTGATTACCGACGGCTTACCCACCCAGGGACTCAAGGCCCCCAAAGGGCACACCATCTCGGGTCAGGAACGGGAAGAGCTGTTTAACCAGGCGGTAGAAACCTTACCCGAAGGCATCCCGGTCAATGTACTGTTATGGCCGATGGAGGGAGATCCCATGGCGGCATCCGCTTTCTGGAAGCTGGCGCAACATTCACTCGGCTCGTTTATGAGTCCGTCAAAAGACTGGCCCTAG